The following proteins are co-located in the Vigna angularis cultivar LongXiaoDou No.4 chromosome 2, ASM1680809v1, whole genome shotgun sequence genome:
- the LOC128195413 gene encoding uncharacterized protein LOC128195413, translating to MFIFGDGTGAADASGRSFLGSEGAADVCGVSLLVSEDDDDDDAWGGSSCTITTPMLCEDASSCLDIDRVLKSLGYCSNVSIAIKLSLFKFLVSGLISDTASSDSTSNFKASKWL from the exons ATGTTCATTTTTGGTGATGGCACTGGGGCCGCTGATGCTTCTGGAAGATCGTTTCTGGGTAGTGAGGGTGCTGCTGATGTTTGTGGAGTATCATTGTTGGTTagtgaggatgatgatgatgatgatgcttGGGGAGGATCTTCTTGCACAATCACAACACCTATGCTTTGTGAGGATGCTTCTTCCTGTCTAGATATTGACAGAGTCCTAAAATCTCTTGGATACTGCTCCAATGTCTCCATAGCTATTAAACTCTCCCTATTCAAATTTCTTGTTTCTGGACTCATTTCAGATACTGCAAGCAG TGATTCCACTAGCAATTTCAAGGCCTCAAAATGGTTATAG
- the LOC108323007 gene encoding 26S proteasome regulatory subunit 4 homolog A produces the protein MGQGTPGGLNRQGLPGDRKPDGGDKKEKKFEPAAPPARVGRKQRKQKGPEAAARLPTVTPLSKCKLRLLKLERIKDYLLMEEEFVANQERLKPQEEKAEEDRSKVDDLRGSPMSVGNLEELIDENHAIVSSSVGPEYYVGILSFVDKDQLEPGCAILMHNKVLSVVGLLQDEVDPMVSVMKVEKAPLESYADIGGLDAQIQEIKEAVELPLTHPELYEDIGIKPPKGVILYGEPGTGKTLLAKAVANSTSATFLRVVGSELIQKYLGDGPKLVRELFRVADDLSPSIVFIDEIDAVGTKRYDAHSGGEREIQRTMLELLNQLDGFDSRGDVKVILATNRIESLDPALLRPGRIDRKIEFPLPDIKTRRRIFQIHTSRMTLADDVNLEEFVMTKDEFSGADIKAICTEAGLLALRERRMKVTHADFKKAKDKVMFKKKEGVPEGLYM, from the exons ATGGGTCAGGGAACACCCGGCGGTTTGAACAGGCAAGGTCTTCCGGGGGACCGGAAGCCGGACGGCGGTgacaagaaggagaagaagtttgAGCCAGCGGCGCCGCCGGCTCGAGTAGGGCGGAAGCAGCGAAAGCAGAAGGGGCCGGAGGCGGCGGCACGGTTGCCGACGGTGACGCCGCTTTCCAAGTGCAAGCTGCGGCTGCTAAAGCTGGAGCGCATAAAGGACTACCTTTTGATGGAGGAGGAGTTCGTGGCGAACCAGGAGAGGCTGAAGCCGCAGGAGGAGAAGGCCGAGGAAGACAGATCCAAGGTCGACGATCTCAGGGGTTCGCCTATGAGTGTTGGCAACCTCGAGGAACTCATCGACGAGAATCACGCCATTGTTTCGTCCTCGGTGGGTCCTGAGTACTACGTTGGTATCTTGTCTTTCGTCGATAAGGATCAGCTCGAGCCTGGATGCGCCATTCTGATGCATAACAAG GTTCTCTCTGTCGTTGGGCTTCTTCAAGATGAAGTTGATCCTATGGTCTCTGTCATGAAGGTTGAGAAGGCACCTTTGGAATCATATGCTGACATTGGTGGTTTAGATGCCCAGATACAGGAAATTAAAGAAGCAGTTGAGCTTCCACTGACACATCCTGAACTGTATGAAGACATTGGTATCAAGCCTCCTAAGGGAGTCATTTTATATGGAGAACCTGGAACTGGGAAGACATTACTTGCAAAG GCCGTGGCAAACTCAACATCAGCAACCTTCTTACGTGTTGTTGGTAGtgaattaatacaaaaatactTGGGAGATGGTCCAAAACTTGTAAGGGAACTTTTCCGGGTTGCTGATGATCTTTCCCCATCTATTGTTTTCATTGATGAAATTGATGCTGTTGGTACGAAGAG GTATGATGCCCACTCAGGTGGAGAACGTGAGATTCAGAGGACTATGTTGGAGTTGCTGAACCAGTTAGATGGTTTTGATTCAAGAGGAGATGTGAAAGTGATTCTTGCAACCAACAGAATTGAAAGCCTTGATCCAGCCCTGCTGCGTCCTGGTCGAATAGACAGGAAGATTGAGTTTCCTCTCCCTGATATCAAAACCAGAAGACGCATTTTCCAG ATTCACACATCAAGGATGACATTAGCTGATGATGTCAACTTAGAAGAATTTGTTATGACTAAGGATGAGTTCTCTGGAGCTGATATAAAAGCTATATGTACTGAAGCTGGCTTACTTGCATTACGGGAACGCCGAATGAAG GTGACGCATGCCGACTTTAAGAAGGCTAAGGATAAAGTTATGTTTAAGAAGAAAGAAGGGGTGCCAGAAGGACTCTATATGTGA
- the LOC108322995 gene encoding uncharacterized protein LOC108322995, whose protein sequence is MKCCVLVLVLALVMSTSARNVPSGAALKDQKNFITYGGIGVYSGIGSNGLPFGGVGAGIGGGGLGGGTTGIGGLGGTGNGVGCGGVGCSIGGGGGGAHP, encoded by the coding sequence ATGAAGTGTTGTGTCTTGGTGTTGGTTCTTGCTCTGGTTATGTCCACAAGTGCCAGAAATGTACCCAGCGGTGCTGCTCTCAAAGATCAGAAGAACTTCATCACGTATGGTGGCATTGGTGTTTACTCCGGAATTGGGAGCAACGGACTACCTTTTGGAGGAGTTGGTGCTGGAATAGGTGGCGGTGGACTAGGTGGCGGCACTACCGGGATAGGTGGACTTGGAGGCACGGGTAATGGAGTTGGCTGCGGTGGCGTCGGTTGCAGCATCGGTGGTGGCGGCGGTGGTGCTCATCCTTGA
- the LOC108322991 gene encoding glycine-rich protein 23 produces MAKLCVLFLVLALAVATSARNAPTDAGLKDQKNFITYGGVGGYSGIGNNGLPFAGGGAGIGGGFDAGGGLGGGLGGTTGIGGIGGLGGTGGGIGGGVGGGVGSGIGNGVGGGVVPFP; encoded by the coding sequence aTGGCTAAGTTGTGTGTCTTGTTCTTGGTTCTTGCTTTGGCTGTGGCCACAAGTGCCAGAAACGCACCCACTGATGCTGGTCTCAAGGACCAGAAGAACTTCATCACCTACGGTGGAGTCGGTGGCTATTCCGGAATTGGGAACAATGGACTACCTTTTGCAGGAGGTGGTGCTGGAATAGGAGGTGGTTTTGACGCCGGTGGTGGCCTCGGTGGTGGCCTCGGCGGCACTACTGGCATCGGTGGAATCGGAGGACTCGGCGGTACCGGTGGTGGAATTGGTGGTGGTGTTGGTGGTGGCGTTGGAAGCGGCATTGGAAACGGCGTTGGTGGGGGTGTTGTTCCTTTCCCTTGA